A genomic window from Quercus lobata isolate SW786 chromosome 10, ValleyOak3.0 Primary Assembly, whole genome shotgun sequence includes:
- the LOC115963263 gene encoding protein CTR9 homolog: protein MALNYLANQFFFTGQHFLVEQLTETALAVTNHGPTKAHSYYNLARSYHSKGDYEKAGLYYMASVKEINKPYEFIFPYYGLGQVQLKLGDLRSAQSNFDKVLEIYPDNCETLKALGHIYVQLGQTEKAQEFMRKATKIDPRDSQVVDPFYVIYCFLMFY from the exons ATGGCGCTTAATTATCTAGCAAATCAGTTCTTCTTTACTGGTCAACATTTTTTAGTTGAGCAACTGACTGAAACTGCTCTTGCTGTTACCAATCATGGACCAACAAAGGCACATTCTTACTACAATTTAGCACGATCTTACCATAGCAAG GGGGACTATGAAAAAGCTGGGCTGTACTACATGGCATCTGTCAAGGAAATCAATAAGCCATATGAATTTATATTTCCTTATTATG GTTTGGGACAAGTACAGTTGAAGTTGGGGGATTTGAGAAGTGCACAGTCAAACTTCGATAAGGTTTTGGAGATTTACCCTGATAATTGTGAGACATTGAAA GCTCTTGGGCACATATACGTTCAGCTTGGCCAGACTGAGAAGGCCCAGGAATTTATGAGGAAGGCTACCAAAATTGACCCACGTGATTCTCAGGTAGTTGATCCTTTTTATGTTATCTATTGTTTCTTGATGTTTTATTGA